CGGCCGCAGGGCCGTCCTCGGCGCCGCGGCCGCCGCCGCCCCGGTGCTGGCGGGTCTGAGCACCCCGGCCCAGGCCGCCACCCGGACCCGCACCCGGGCCGGCAAGCGCCCGAACGCTCTGCCCGGCGGGGGTGACCTGGGGCCGAACGTCATCGTCTTCGACCCCTCCACGCCCGGCATCCAGACCAAGCTGGACGAGGTCTTCCACCGGCAGGAGTCGGCGCAGTTCGGCACCGACCGCTACGCCCTGCTGTTCAAGCCCGGCACCTACAACGGCCTGAACGCACAGCTCGGCTTCTACACCTCCATCGCGGGTCTCGGCCTGTCCCCCGACGACACGACGATCAACGGCGACGTGACGGTCGACGCGGGCTGGTTCAACGGCAACGCCACGCAGAACTTCTGGCGCTCGGCGGAGAACCTGGCCCTGGTTCCGGTGAACGGCACGAACCGGTGGGCGGTGGCCCAGGCGGCCCCCTTCCGCCGCATGCACGTGCGCGGTGGCCTGAACCTGGCGCCGGCCGGCTACGGCTGGGCGAGTGGCGGCTACATCGCGGACAGCCGCATCGACGGCCAGGTCGGACCGTACTCCCAGCAGCAGTGGTACACCCGTGACAGCGTGATCGGCAGCTGGCTCAACGGCGTGTGGAACATGGTGTTCTCCGGCGTCCAGGGCGCCCCGGCGCAGAGCTTCCCCAACCCGCCGTACACGACGCTGGACACCACGCCCATCTCCCGCGAGAAGCCGTTCCTGTACCTCAACGGCAGCGAGTTCCGGGTCTTCCTGCCGGAGAAGCGCACCGGCGCCCGGGGCGTGAGCTGGGGCAGCGGCACGCCGCGGGGCACCTCCCTGCCGCTGTCGCAGTTCTACGTCGCCAAGCCCGGCGTCAGCGCCGCGACCCT
This is a stretch of genomic DNA from Streptomyces sp. TG1A-8. It encodes these proteins:
- a CDS encoding coagulation factor 5/8 type domain-containing protein, which codes for MPSSSPSVGRRAVLGAAAAAAPVLAGLSTPAQAATRTRTRAGKRPNALPGGGDLGPNVIVFDPSTPGIQTKLDEVFHRQESAQFGTDRYALLFKPGTYNGLNAQLGFYTSIAGLGLSPDDTTINGDVTVDAGWFNGNATQNFWRSAENLALVPVNGTNRWAVAQAAPFRRMHVRGGLNLAPAGYGWASGGYIADSRIDGQVGPYSQQQWYTRDSVIGSWLNGVWNMVFSGVQGAPAQSFPNPPYTTLDTTPISREKPFLYLNGSEFRVFLPEKRTGARGVSWGSGTPRGTSLPLSQFYVAKPGVSAATLNQALAQGLHLLLTPGIYHVDQPIQVNRAGTVVLGLGFATIIPDNGVTALRVADVDGVRLAGFLLDAGAVNSPSLLEVGPTGASADHSANPTTVQDVFVRVGGAGAGRTTAGMIINSRNTIIDHTWVWRADHGTGVGWETNRADYGVIVNGDDVLATGLFVEHFNKYDVQWYGQRGRTIFFQNEKAYDAPNQAAIQNGSVKGYAAYKVGDNVTAHEGWGLGSYCNYNADPTIVQHNGFAAPQRAGVKFHSLLVISLGGKGQYEHVINETGAATSGTSTTPSTVVSYP